From a region of the Ovis aries strain OAR_USU_Benz2616 breed Rambouillet chromosome 2, ARS-UI_Ramb_v3.0, whole genome shotgun sequence genome:
- the TMEM54 gene encoding transmembrane protein 54, whose amino-acid sequence MCLRLGGLSVGDFRKVLMKTGLVLVVLGHVSFIAAALLHGTVLRYVAAPSDAVALQYCVVDILSVTSAVVVITSGIAVTVLSRYLPSIPLRWTVFSLSVACALLSLTCALGLLASIAVTFATQGRALLAACTFGGPERLALAPDCPFDPTRIYSSSLCLWGISLLFCVAESVFAVRSAQLAHQVLELRPWLGKSSHRMMQESPEPVEDPDLPSRASSGPMTL is encoded by the exons ATGTGTCTGCGCCTGG GTGGCCTGAGCGTGGGTGACTTCCGGAAGGTACTGATGAAGACGGGGCTGGTGCTGGTCGTGCTGGGCCACGTGAGCTTCATCGCAGCCGCTCTCCTCCACGGCACCGTGCTGCGCTACGTGGCTGCCCCCAGTGACGCTGTGGCTCTGCAGTACTGCGTGGTCGACATCCTCTCTGTCACTTCTGCCGTCGTG GTCATCACCTCAGGCATTGCAGTCACTGTGCTCTCACGCTACCTCCCCAGCATCCCCCTG CGCTGGACAGTGTTTAGCTTGAGTGTGGCCTGTGCCCTTCTCTCTCTGACCTGTGCTCTCGGCCTCTTGGCTTCGATCGCCGTGACCTTTGCCACCCAGGGCCGGGCACTGCTGGCTGCCTGCACTTTTGGGGGCCCCGAACGCCTGGCACTGGCACCCGACTGTCCCTTCGACCCTACACGCATTTAC AGCTCCAGCCTGTGTCTCTGGGGCATCTCGTTACTGTTCTGTGTGGCAGAGAGTGTGTTTGCTGTCCGCAGCGCCCAGCTCGCCCACCAGGTGCTGGAACTGaggccctggttggggaaaagCAGCCATCGCATG ATGCAGGAGAGTCCAGAGCCCGTGGAGGACCCTGACCTGCCAAGCCGCGCTAGCTCCGGGCCCATGACCCTCTGA